One window of Oscillibacter hominis genomic DNA carries:
- a CDS encoding tRNA threonylcarbamoyladenosine dehydratase: protein MDGQFLRNEMIWGRSGQERLAASHVIVFGLGGVGSYAVEALVRAGVGELTLVDSDTVAATNLNRQLEALHSTLGQSKAEAIAARARDIHPEALLHPVCATYDAAHRAEFFPEGCRYDYIVDAIDLVSCKIDLIETARRLHIPILSALGTGNKLDPSLLRIADLSKTYGCPLARVMRRELRSRGIEHLNVVFSPEEPAPTQQLEAPPPGRRSVPASTPWVPACAGLMLASRVVTDLVKEREAQC from the coding sequence ATGGACGGACAGTTTTTACGAAATGAAATGATCTGGGGAAGATCGGGCCAGGAGCGGCTTGCCGCCTCCCACGTCATCGTCTTCGGCCTGGGCGGCGTGGGCAGCTACGCTGTGGAGGCCCTGGTCCGCGCCGGTGTGGGGGAGCTGACCCTGGTGGACAGCGACACCGTGGCCGCCACCAACCTGAACCGCCAACTGGAGGCACTCCACTCCACCCTGGGGCAGAGCAAGGCCGAGGCCATTGCCGCCAGGGCCCGGGACATCCATCCGGAGGCATTGCTCCATCCGGTCTGCGCCACCTACGACGCGGCCCACCGGGCGGAGTTCTTTCCGGAGGGCTGCCGCTACGACTACATCGTGGACGCCATCGACCTGGTCTCCTGCAAGATAGACCTGATCGAGACCGCCCGGCGCCTCCATATCCCCATACTCAGTGCCCTGGGCACCGGCAACAAGCTGGACCCTTCCCTCCTCCGGATCGCCGACCTATCCAAGACATACGGCTGTCCGCTGGCCCGGGTTATGCGCCGTGAGCTGCGCAGCCGGGGAATCGAGCATTTAAACGTGGTCTTCAGCCCGGAGGAACCCGCCCCAACACAGCAGTTGGAGGCTCCGCCGCCGGGGCGGCGCAGCGTCCCCGCCAGCACGCCCTGGGTCCCGGCCTGTGCAGGGCTGATGCTGGCCTCCCGTGTGGTAACAGATTTGGTGAAAGAGAGAGAAGCGCAATGTTGA